TTGTAAAGGACTAGCCCGGGTTAATTTGAAAATAGGGTAGTTTACTTAATGATCCGATCCAACTCCATCAAGAAATACGTGATAAAAAAAACTTGCTAACCGAAGGCAAAGTCATATAAGGacaatttcaccttttctttcctttttaagaATTTGTGTCTTAATTGCACTTAGCCCCCAAATGACAATATATACTTTACGCCAAGAAGAATGTTTTATTATGACCACCAAAAATATCGAGCAACAATGCCCTTATAATAACCTCAAATGCTTTTCCCTCCATTGACACTAAAAGTTccaattttattaaatttttatttaaatgttAAATAATTTAGTCATCAAGTTGTTTTCCATTAATTATCAACTATattcttttcattcttttttggttttctttgagtattaagtttttatttcctcaaattcctttccttccttttgtagcacaagtgtttttatttttcatgatttttatttacATATTAGATATTTCTCTCatcaatttcttttattttaatttatactATGACTATTTTGAATAgtatcattttttatttatacatTAAATTTTTGGTCattaaatttgatttctttCCCTTTAACATGATAAgtcttttcaaattttctttatttagcTATTAAGCCTTTCTcttcttaaaaattttttctaccTTTTATGCAAGGTGTGTTCCTAATTTTGTCACTTTTATTTACATAATAAATTTGTTCTCACTAAATTCTTTTGCTTGTATCAgtatgtttaattttcttttttttttgtttggatatTGAACTTTTATCTCTtcaaatccttttcctctttctAAACAATGaatatttgtattttttatgtACATATTGACTTTTAGTGATTATTATTTAATcatgtcaagaaaatatagaaaatatgTAGATGCTCATGAATAGATGAAGcaattcaattaaattggttCTCTCAATTATTGTAGAGCCAAAGTTTCGATTATCCTTGAATTAGAAAATATGTTTAGCTACTCTTCATGGAGGAAATGTTGCCAAGGAGAGAAGAAAGACAAATAACAATATTGCCTATGAAGGGAACAAGAGAATCGCCTATAagagcaaaagagagagaggaaaaaagttgactgaaaattctaatcaaatctcctttttttttcttttagagtTAATCTTCTATACAGTACAtacaaaatttggatttcaaattgaAATATAGATCATGCGTCATGCATCTAATGGtaaaagtatatatattattaatatacAGAAAATCAATCCATTTTTAAGTGGACCTCTCCTCCGTCTCTCTTGCCTATACATCCAATTGTCTTCCCAATGGAATCCTAATTAAAGTAAATTAATAAAAGTAATTGGTTTCCATAGAGATGAAAGTTCCAAAAACTAATAAGACTTCTCTTCTGTCTCTCCCTCGCCTATATATCCAATTGTCTTCCCAATAGAATCCTAATTGAAGTAAACTACTTTCCTAGCAAAGATATAAAGCTAAAATAAATCTTAAAAGTAACTGGTTTCCATAGAGATAAATAGTAATTGGTTTCCTAGCAAGGATAATATCTCTGTATTCTAGAATTTTTTTCATACATATGTCCGCAGGAtttttctctcatgttctagcAAAATTTCGGCAACGTAAAGGCCAGGTAATAACTTTTCCATGAACAAGCCCCATCTATATCTATGGAATAATGATCGACAATTTCTTGGCTGTTTTCTATTTGCTTGATAAAATTCTTAAACTTATTTTGGAATTTAATTTGATTCATGTATAATTGCTTCTTTTCTGCAACGCTATCAAGCTAGTGTTAGATTCATAgcctttttgttctttttcttgcttcttttctGCAAGATTTTCAATTAGAATTAGCAGCATAACTTAAGTTGATCCATACTTCATTAAATAAAAATCGGTTCTGTAATTCTGCATAGCTGGAAATCGTTGTATTTGGAGTTCTCCGTTGATTTTGTAATTCATGCTTTAGTAATTTTATGCTTGGTTGATTGTTGAATGGTTTGGAtagcgattttttttttttttttggaatggaAACAATATTTTATCCCTAATACACAttaattaaggaaaaaaaagtgcttgaatataattatttttaacaaCTCTAATCTTAATTCTGGATTTCATTCTACAAGGACACATGAAAGTTAACCAATACTTTTTTGAACTGGGCTTGTGCTTATTCATGATTGAATCTGAGCAGATCTTAATTGAACTCCCAtaagaaaatttgattttattgtaAGGACACAAATGAgttgagtcgagtcgagttaaAATGTTGGAATCTCAGTTCTCATTGAGCTTCTAAAACTTGTTGAGTTTGAATTCAATATGAGTTTAGCTTACTAGAACTCATATTCGAGTTTGATCAATAATAGCTCTTTAATCAAGTTCAATTATATGCTCAATCAAGCTTAAGTTatatgaattaataatttatatagTTATAAACAAGAGATATGATTGAGATTTCAcactaataaatataaaaaataagaatatataattgTGTTTGAAGATCAATTGAGTTTGATTAAACTTCAAAAGCTTTCGAGCATCACATACAATAAAAAGGCTTGAGCTCAAGTTCGTCAAACTATTTGAGCTGCTTGAATTCGGTTTCAAACTCAGTCAACACAAGCTGAGTGAGTTTTGGAATGTTGTAAATTAACTGTTCCCATAAATTGTGTGTTTGAATGACCACATTGCTGCTTTGGCTGGTGGTAAATACTCACTTGGTGTTGGTGGATCTGTTTTTGGATCCGTTTTTATCTTGTCTCATTATTATGGttttcatttgttcatttcGCATTAGAATGTGTTTGTGGATGCAACTTTTCTCTGAAGTGCTAATATTAGTACTATTCCTATTCACAATTGTGACATGAACAATTCAAGTTTATGACCTCCCTCTACTGTATTCCTTTGCTTTCATAACATAATCATGGCTGCAGAAAGTAGTAAATGGATGCAGCAGAAATGAATGCAGTAGATAGACTATCAAACCTTCCCATAAATGTCATCCAAAATATCATAGGATGCATGCCCATTCGAGATGCGGCAAGAACGAGTATTTTCGTCGAGCAAATGGAGATATGTTTGGGCTGAATATCCAGAGCTTGTTCTTGACAAGCAATTCTACACGGAGATGGTGCGAAGCAAATCACCGATCCTCTTCCAGTCCGAATATGGAAACATAGTCAATGGAATACTTTTTCAACACCTTGGACCCATTCTGAAATTTGTTCTTGACATTCCAGAATTGCAGTCAACTCGATACTCCAATATTGATCAGTGGTTGCTATTTGTGTCAAGAAAGGATGTCACAAAACTCACTCTTCATAACAGAAGTCCTAATCGTTAGAAAGTACCATCTTATGCATTCAGTTGTCCAAAACTTGCTCATCTAAATGTGACTGGGTGTATTTTCAGTGCACCAAAGGGCTTAGATGGCTGCAGAAAGCTCACTCACCTTTTTCTGACATCAGTCGCCTTCGAGTTCTCAGTCCTCAATTTCCCTCAGCTTCTTCAATTGACCTTGCAAAGCTGTTCTGGAATCCATCTTTTATCTATATCTGCTCCATCACTTAAAGGCTTGATTCTTGTGGGCAACGATGGTCTGGACTTGAGCAATTATATCACCTGCAAAGACCTGGTAGTAGCGTGTATTGCATTGTCAAAAGAAGTTGAACATCATAAACTGGAAAAGGAAATTACTCTAACGAAGCTCCTTGGCTGTTGGCCCAAACTCAAGCGTCTTTTGTTTGACGAATCTTTTTTCCAGGTACTTGGTTATTTCTATTTGTTTCTTGTTTACACGGATGAGGTAGTTTGAGCTTGAACATGTTCGATTTTTTAATGGATTTCATCTCATGTTCTACTTCATAGCATCTGGCTGCAGGTGATATCCCCCACAAGCTTCCAGTCGATCTGCTTAACTCCTTGGTATATATTATACCGATGGAATTCACTTATAAATGGGACGAGATCGCTTGCATTCTTTGCTTACTGCGGAGTGCATTGAACTTGTCTAAATTGGATATTTGGTCGGTAAGGACATTAGGCTCACGGTTTTTAACCCAATGAAAAGATGGAAGTGGTACTGATTTTGTTTTCTGAATGCATATAACAGAGTAATCGGATCAAATCTGACGAGAAAACACTCCAGCACTTGAAAGAACCAGGTCTGATGAAGGAAAGCTTGAAAGGACTCAAGACTGTGATCATGAGAAACTTTAAGGGTTCAACAGCTGAACTGCTTCTTGTTAAGCTTTTATTAGCCTGCTCCCCGTCACTTGAAAGAATGTGTATTCAAGAGAACCAAGGCCTTGACCCAATTGAAAGGTTGAACATATCAAAGGAGTTAATGCAGTTTTCACGAGCATCGCCCAAAGCAGAAATGTTTTTCCGACCATCCTTTTTGATTTCCATTGATGTTAGTTGACTGGATTTATTGTTCTAGTTTTGTTTTGGAAAGTTCCCTCTTACTTTCCTCTAGCGGGCATGTCCCAAAGTTTTCTCCTTTATCTTTCAATTTAATCACATTTAGTTTCACGAAAAGGACATACATACATTATGAATAAACGATAATGTGAATCTTGCAAAGGCAATTAATATTTGATGTTACATGCATAATTTTTGAAGGAGGAAAAGCAATATTGCAAGCCTTCAATTGCTAATAATTAAGTAATACCTAACACAATCTGACTAGTTTTTTTATAAGGTGAACATACACGTAATTAAGTTCAAAGTGGAAAGGAATCAGTGTTATTAGGATTCCGCATAGTTGGATTCGATTGTTATGTTTTTTACATTATTTTGTACACAATTACATTAATTTGTTGATTTCATGGTAAAAATGGTGTGTGAAGAGGTGATTTTCGGGATCAATAGGCGGTACCAAAGCGCGGGAGTGAGCTCCTGAAGTGGATACTGCTTCACAGAAATCACCTGCTCAAATTATCAGAGGTGGGGCTGAGTCCCCCGATTTTCCTCCGACGATCTAATTAGCTTAGATTGAGAGGGAATTTAGTGAGAGTTTTTGGGATAGTGTATCTTACAGGGTATTTTTCTTGTCCCTTTTTTTCTGAGTGAGATTTCTGCATTTATATGGGACAATTGGGAAGGAATGGCGGTAGGGATCAACTTCCCAGGTCCTGGCAGACTGAGCATGTCAGTCTGTCCGATCAGGTCTGTCAGACAGGCTTTATCAGACGTCTAGTTCCCTTGCGGGTGTCAGTCTGTGACCTGACCTCAGTTGTTCCATCAGACACAGTGAAACTTCATGGTGGCCACCGCGATAGCCGAGGTGATCGGGACGGATATTGGAACCTCAGGAATATCCACCTCGGGTCGGTATGAAGAGGCCGATGTGAAATTCGAAGCCGAGGTGAAATTTGGGGAAGGCGGAGCCTGCTTAACGAAGCTAGGCCGAAATGACCACCCTCAGTGTgcatgaaaaaaaatatttaacatGTATTCAATATAACAttaaaatgtatttatataccaaaaatttaaaaatttgagcATGTACAACAATAGGACAAAACTACGACAAACACAATCGCACTGAATCCTTATTTAACTCTACTAAGAAGTAGGATCAATTTCCACGAGATACAGGTGTAAGCAAATTGATGCCAATTAATCATATGCATCCTCGAGAAGAATGCTTCTTTTCATACATACTGACGATGCTTTAACGTAATTTACACAGAGCTAGGCCAAAAGATTCTGGTTCCATTTGTATTTTAATTCCTGTACTGATATCTTTGATTGGTTCTAGACTAAAAATTGGAGGAATATGGAACAATTGTTTCTCCTATGATCAGAGGAAGGAGTACAGTTCCAAGTGAAGAACAGGCAACTCCTCAATCATATTCGAACTCAGAAGGCAAGTGACAGCAGAATAGCTACGCTGGTGGAAGACATTGTACAGTTGAAAAGGTTGTTTCATATGTGCTCCTTTTGTCTAGCTAGTAGTGATAAAAATTATCTAAGCTCTAGTATCAGCATATATGCCTTAGGCATCACAATTGATGAGGAATTGGTGTTTCCTCAGTGTTAGTACATTGGCTGTAAAGTCAATTCGAACCTTTGCTCGCACTTGTATATCTTTTGAAAGTAATATAATCAAATAtcgtttcggaaaaaaaaaaatgatcagAGGAAGGAGGGAAAAGGACATCTGATAGCTGATATGTGTCAATGAAATtgattgaaggaaatttttaCACAATGAAGGTTGTAATTTTTTGCGTGTGCAATTGCTGGAGTGTTAATTTTAATTCCATCAGTTCAATATTTAAAAGTTTCTTTACTGTAATTTGATTGAACCCGTTCaatgtttttattttaatcAAATGCTTAAGAAGCTGAATATTCCCAGAAACTATGCCATATTAATGGAAGGGAAAGAATTTAATGGAAACAATTACTGAATTATAACTCTTAGTATTAAAGGAAGGGAAAGAATTGTTATTGGAAGAGTAGATTTGTCCAAAAAATTTAATACCCAAAATAGAATTTTCTTCTCCGCATAAAGTGTAATTTGTTTGCATTTTGGGGGTGCTAAGTATAAGTAAGTCCCACATTCAGGGGTCAATCGGTAATTAACTCTTTGTGAAATAAACATTTCTAGTCCATTTAGATTAACTATTTTTGAaagtatttttgaaaatttttattatagcagattttttagaatatattttaggatatttttaaaaaatattttgaaatatttaagagtagtagtatttttaaaatattttttgaaatattttaaaatattaaaaaaattagactTTTTTTTAGagtgttttttaaaaatttttataatctttaaaaaactaatttttgaaaaaggaTCCAAACAGActcattttttcaagaaaacaaagcaCAGGAGAAGATGTCCTTGTATCTTTTCGGGTTAGCAAG
The DNA window shown above is from Coffea arabica cultivar ET-39 chromosome 5e, Coffea Arabica ET-39 HiFi, whole genome shotgun sequence and carries:
- the LOC113722600 gene encoding uncharacterized protein; this encodes MRQERVFSSSKWRYVWAEYPELVLDKQFYTEMVRSKSPILFQSEYGNIVNGILFQHLGPILKFVLDIPELQSTRYSNIDQCAPKGLDGCRKLTHLFLTSVAFEFSVLNFPQLLQLTLQSCSGIHLLSISAPSLKGLILVGNDGLDLSNYITCKDLVVACIALSKEVEHHKLEKEITLTKLLGCWPKLKRLLFDESFFQHLAAGDIPHKLPVDLLNSLSNRIKSDEKTLQHLKEPGLMKESLKGLKTVIMRNFKGSTAELLLVKLLLACSPSLERMCIQENQGLDPIERLNISKELMQFSRASPKAEMFFRPSFLISIDVS